A single Nicotiana tabacum cultivar K326 chromosome 5, ASM71507v2, whole genome shotgun sequence DNA region contains:
- the LOC107813833 gene encoding small ribosomal subunit protein uS12 produces the protein MGKTRGMGAGRKLKSHRRRQRWADKSYKKSHLGNEWKKPFAGSSHAKGIVLEKIGIEAKQPNSAIRKCARVQLIKNGKKIAAFVPNDGCLNYIEENDEVLIAGFGRKGHAVGDIPGVRFKVVKVSGVSLLALFKEKKEKPRS, from the exons ATGGG GAAGACACGTGGTATGGGAGCTGGACGCAAGCTGAAGTCCCACCGCAGGAGGCAAAGGTGGGCTGATAAGTCCTACAAGAAATCCCATCTTGGGAATGAATGGAAGAAGCCATTTGCTGGGTCATCCCATGCCAAAGGCATTGTGCTTGAGAAGAT AGGTATTGAAGCTAAGCAGCCAAACTCTGCTATTCGTAAATGTGCTAGGGTTCAACTCATAAAAAACGGGAAGAAGATTGCAGCTTTCGTCCCCAATGATGGTTGTTTGAACTACATTGAAGAAAAT GATGAGGTGTTGATCGCTGGATTTGGTCGTAAAGGACATGCCGTGGGAGATATTCCTGGTGTTAGGTTCAAGGTTGTGAAGGTTTCTGGTGTCTCTCTGCTGGCTCTATTCAAGGAGAAGAAAGAGAAACCTAGATCTTAG